From the genome of Varibaculum prostatecancerukia, one region includes:
- the galK gene encoding galactokinase, with protein sequence MEPKFISAYQPKEGARRARELFEKTFSAAPVGVWRAPGRVNVIGEHTDYNGGKALPLALPHAIYVALRAREDDQLKIISEDFPELSVLELSDLEKNYPASGPGAFVGGVILGLAQVLRDNDQEEAAQKLQEKIPGLEVAVASSVPLSAGLSSSAALECAIAVGIDELAGLGLAGSNEGRKLLVAAGKLAENRYVGAPTGGLDQSASMLCEKDCVLELDCATWQTRSHPFDLPALGLSLLVIDTCTSHDLADGQYGARRATCEDAARILGVKELGELVPQTISPTDNLTDLDADDYPPTWVRQQLDKLEDAEQVSRVRHVLTEIARCQRLCELLEAGADLDEWRKLLDASHDSLQRDYEVSCEELDVAVAAARTAGAYGARMTGGGFGGCAITLVSTDQVEATASAVVEAFSKAGFNQPRFLSVSPSPTAGKVE encoded by the coding sequence ATGGAACCCAAGTTTATCTCTGCTTACCAACCTAAAGAGGGTGCGCGACGAGCCCGAGAACTTTTCGAAAAAACTTTTTCGGCGGCCCCCGTAGGTGTCTGGCGCGCTCCCGGCCGGGTGAACGTGATTGGGGAACACACCGACTACAACGGCGGCAAAGCCCTCCCGTTAGCTCTCCCCCACGCTATCTACGTTGCGCTTAGGGCTCGCGAAGATGACCAACTAAAAATTATTTCCGAAGATTTCCCAGAGCTTAGCGTCCTAGAGCTTTCCGATTTAGAAAAAAACTATCCCGCTAGCGGCCCTGGAGCCTTCGTAGGCGGCGTGATTTTGGGGTTAGCGCAGGTACTGAGGGACAATGATCAGGAAGAAGCGGCGCAAAAACTGCAAGAAAAAATTCCCGGACTGGAAGTAGCGGTGGCATCCAGCGTGCCGCTTAGTGCCGGGCTATCCTCCTCTGCCGCTTTAGAGTGCGCAATCGCAGTGGGGATTGACGAACTAGCCGGCCTCGGGTTGGCGGGAAGTAACGAAGGGCGCAAGCTGCTAGTTGCAGCCGGCAAACTTGCCGAGAATCGTTACGTGGGAGCCCCCACCGGAGGCCTGGATCAATCGGCTTCTATGCTGTGCGAAAAGGACTGCGTCTTGGAGCTAGATTGTGCCACTTGGCAAACCCGCTCCCATCCCTTTGATTTGCCGGCTCTAGGATTATCTTTGCTGGTAATAGATACCTGCACTTCCCACGACCTGGCAGATGGACAGTACGGAGCGCGCCGAGCGACTTGCGAAGACGCTGCCCGTATTTTGGGGGTAAAGGAGCTGGGTGAACTGGTTCCCCAGACTATTTCCCCCACCGATAACCTCACCGATCTGGATGCGGATGACTATCCTCCCACCTGGGTTCGCCAGCAGCTGGATAAATTAGAGGATGCGGAGCAAGTTTCGCGCGTTCGGCACGTCCTAACCGAGATTGCCCGCTGCCAGCGGCTATGCGAACTTTTAGAGGCAGGAGCCGACCTAGATGAATGGCGTAAACTGCTGGATGCTTCCCATGATTCTTTGCAGCGCGACTACGAAGTTTCCTGCGAAGAGCTAGATGTGGCGGTAGCGGCTGCTCGTACAGCTGGTGCCTATGGTGCGCGGATGACCGGAGGAGGTTTCGGCGGATGTGCGATTACCCTAGTTTCCACCGATCAGGTGGAAGCAACTGCCAGTGCCGTGGTGGAAGCCTTTAGCAAAGCCGGATTCAACCAGCCCCGATTCCTCTCGGTATCTCCTTCACCAACAGCCGGAAAAGTGGAATAG
- a CDS encoding tetratricopeptide repeat protein: MAQTHGAVDLSQFASNNSENPREGQHVDPAGSDDFANAGVPMSATEGSEVVPGPFICDASEDTFDQVAETSLKVPVIIDLWAPWCGPCKQLGPILEELAREYHGRFQLVKINVDESPQLAQAFQAQSIPMVVALIGGRPAPLFQGAQPKAQIKPLIDQVLQIAAQAGLTGKMAGEADARQADPRTEEEKAVEALMEAGKLEEALEQAQKLLRNSPEEAARYQALVDKVSMAQRLHAEEGQDDSDPLVLADKFFQAGNEPQAFDLLLSLIAKSADEERDEYRQRLLELFRLSRNPDAVKLARQRLSRLLF; the protein is encoded by the coding sequence TTGGCGCAAACGCATGGAGCAGTAGATCTTTCTCAGTTCGCTAGTAATAATTCTGAGAATCCCCGGGAGGGACAACACGTAGATCCTGCAGGTAGCGACGATTTTGCTAACGCCGGAGTACCGATGTCTGCAACTGAGGGCAGCGAAGTGGTTCCCGGACCGTTTATTTGCGATGCCAGCGAGGACACTTTTGATCAGGTAGCGGAAACTTCCCTCAAAGTGCCGGTGATTATTGATTTATGGGCGCCGTGGTGCGGACCTTGTAAACAGCTTGGTCCGATATTAGAAGAGCTTGCCCGCGAATACCATGGACGATTCCAACTGGTGAAGATTAATGTGGATGAATCTCCCCAGTTGGCGCAAGCTTTTCAGGCGCAATCCATTCCTATGGTGGTGGCGCTAATCGGAGGGCGTCCTGCTCCCCTTTTCCAAGGCGCCCAACCGAAAGCCCAGATTAAACCGCTTATCGACCAAGTTTTACAGATTGCGGCGCAGGCGGGACTAACTGGAAAGATGGCCGGGGAGGCGGATGCCCGTCAAGCAGATCCCCGCACCGAAGAAGAAAAAGCAGTCGAAGCACTAATGGAGGCGGGAAAGCTTGAAGAGGCGCTGGAGCAGGCACAAAAGCTGCTGCGTAACTCCCCCGAGGAGGCAGCACGCTACCAGGCGCTAGTCGACAAGGTTTCCATGGCGCAGCGGTTACATGCGGAGGAAGGTCAAGATGATTCTGATCCTCTAGTCCTGGCTGATAAGTTTTTCCAAGCCGGTAATGAACCGCAAGCTTTTGACTTATTACTTTCTCTAATCGCAAAGTCCGCCGATGAGGAACGCGACGAGTATCGTCAGCGATTGCTGGAGTTATTCCGCCTCTCGCGCAATCCTGACGCAGTGAAACTGGCACGCCAGCGTCTCTCCCGCCTACTGTTTTAG
- a CDS encoding cellulose-binding protein translates to MRGYDRVQVDLQIQTLNNQITELQQKLDTVDQRNVDLGEQLADAQNQLRSSDRSSYTGIGARIEQLLRSAEEQSTAVINKANAEAEQLMDKTRKNAQDMAERAEAEAASLISEARREAEERTTTAATESETVLTNAQHRADELVAAAEREASSLRAETNTQVSDLKATVDRETELQRAQAEKDYVEMRVKAEQEASQLRNDATAEAQALRESSLTEATKTREEAKAQAEKTLADARTQSESILKEARESADSIRAEIQQMRQEAETEIAAARAAAREADAQAHEQSRSETSAMVAAAKAQVADAEKHLGETLQRAERLLTDTDAVVRRRQEDARRAAEATIAAAEGEAEQVREAARIEAQAERAAAQRTVERLERQRESIAAYLEEMRGLLGTETATGLEGLTPMQQLPAVLAQSEEEAESEQPAPVAPPVNPVTPDEESAATDLFTSED, encoded by the coding sequence ATGCGCGGTTACGATCGCGTTCAGGTCGATTTGCAAATTCAGACTTTGAATAACCAGATTACCGAGTTGCAGCAGAAGCTCGACACGGTTGATCAGCGTAACGTGGATTTGGGTGAACAGTTGGCAGATGCGCAAAACCAATTGCGCTCCTCTGACCGCAGCTCCTATACCGGAATCGGCGCCCGGATAGAACAGTTGTTGCGCAGTGCGGAAGAACAATCAACAGCGGTGATTAACAAGGCCAATGCCGAGGCCGAGCAGCTGATGGATAAGACCCGCAAGAACGCCCAGGATATGGCAGAGCGGGCAGAGGCGGAAGCGGCATCTCTGATTTCAGAGGCGCGTCGTGAAGCCGAGGAACGCACCACTACTGCGGCAACCGAATCCGAGACGGTGTTGACCAACGCTCAGCATCGGGCGGACGAACTGGTGGCCGCGGCAGAGCGCGAAGCCTCTTCGCTGCGGGCTGAAACCAATACTCAAGTTTCTGACCTGAAAGCAACGGTTGACCGGGAAACTGAGCTGCAGCGCGCCCAGGCCGAGAAAGACTACGTAGAGATGCGAGTCAAGGCGGAGCAAGAAGCATCCCAGCTTCGCAACGATGCCACCGCAGAGGCGCAGGCACTGCGCGAATCTTCGCTGACAGAGGCCACTAAGACTCGGGAAGAAGCCAAGGCACAGGCAGAAAAGACTCTGGCTGATGCTCGCACCCAGTCCGAAAGCATTTTGAAAGAGGCACGGGAAAGCGCTGATAGCATCCGTGCCGAGATTCAGCAGATGCGGCAAGAGGCCGAAACTGAGATTGCGGCGGCGCGGGCGGCAGCTCGCGAAGCCGATGCCCAGGCGCATGAGCAGTCTCGCTCCGAAACCTCCGCTATGGTGGCGGCAGCAAAGGCTCAGGTTGCCGACGCAGAGAAACACTTGGGTGAAACCTTGCAGCGGGCAGAGCGTCTGTTGACCGACACTGACGCGGTTGTGCGTCGCCGTCAGGAAGACGCGCGGCGGGCGGCTGAAGCCACGATTGCAGCTGCCGAGGGCGAAGCCGAGCAGGTACGTGAAGCTGCCCGGATCGAAGCGCAGGCCGAGCGGGCTGCAGCGCAGCGCACTGTGGAGCGTTTGGAGCGTCAGCGCGAGTCCATTGCCGCATACCTCGAAGAGATGCGCGGCCTGCTAGGTACCGAAACTGCAACTGGGCTAGAGGGGCTAACTCCCATGCAGCAGTTGCCGGCGGTGCTGGCGCAGTCGGAAGAAGAAGCCGAATCTGAACAACCAGCTCCGGTAGCTCCGCCGGTAAATCCGGTTACTCCCGATGAAGAGTCGGCAGCAACTGATCTGTTTACCAGCGAGGACTAA
- the uxaC gene encoding glucuronate isomerase, whose translation METLTLDPDRLFPVEPSTREIARELYETVKDLPIISPHGHVNPQLLLDNEPFPNASELFLRYDHYVFRLLNSAGIDLNEIGVGKVAMTNPREAWRIFCKNWHLFDGTASGYWLTHEFVTLFNIDREPSTQSADALYDQIGERLHDANFSPRALFNSFPIAFLATTDDPLDPLDAHAELAKLTSQGELGGRVAPSWRPDVYVDARKPEFGEKVLALTASVGGAPDSLSDYLRALRESRRRFIKHGAVSADFGVAQPAALDLDDSELEGLLKLLVSGEGSSEQAAAFEAAMLTRFAQMSLEDGLVMTVHPGVFRNHSTAAFNRFGADTGHDIPVATEYTRSLRPLLERYGNEKDLHLVLFTMDETVYSREIAPLAGYYSSVYIGAPWWFIDSPDLILRFHASTTETAGFSRLSGFIDDTRAFLSIPGRHDMNRRLDAAFLARYVGEGRLPLSSAKYWIHRLTDEQPREIFKLD comes from the coding sequence ATGGAAACTTTAACCCTAGATCCTGACCGACTATTCCCGGTGGAACCCTCCACTCGGGAAATCGCTCGAGAACTCTATGAAACAGTTAAAGACTTGCCGATTATTTCCCCGCATGGGCACGTTAATCCCCAGCTACTCCTAGATAACGAACCTTTCCCCAACGCTTCGGAACTGTTTTTACGTTACGACCATTACGTGTTTCGCCTGCTCAACTCGGCGGGAATCGATTTAAATGAAATCGGCGTGGGCAAAGTAGCAATGACCAACCCGCGTGAAGCCTGGCGGATTTTTTGCAAGAACTGGCACCTGTTCGACGGAACCGCCTCGGGTTACTGGCTCACCCACGAGTTCGTCACCCTTTTTAACATCGACCGGGAGCCGAGTACTCAAAGCGCTGATGCCCTCTACGACCAGATCGGAGAGCGTCTACACGATGCGAACTTCTCTCCCCGCGCCCTCTTCAACTCCTTCCCGATTGCCTTTCTGGCTACCACGGACGATCCTCTGGATCCTCTGGACGCCCATGCGGAACTCGCAAAACTTACTTCCCAAGGGGAGTTAGGAGGGCGTGTCGCTCCCTCTTGGCGTCCCGATGTCTATGTAGACGCACGTAAACCAGAGTTTGGTGAAAAAGTGCTGGCGCTAACCGCTAGCGTTGGCGGAGCGCCCGATAGTCTTAGCGATTATCTACGTGCCCTGCGGGAAAGTCGCCGCCGGTTTATTAAGCACGGAGCAGTTTCGGCAGACTTTGGAGTGGCACAACCGGCAGCCCTAGATCTAGATGATTCAGAGCTAGAGGGCTTGCTGAAGCTCCTGGTTTCCGGGGAGGGCAGCAGCGAACAAGCTGCTGCTTTCGAGGCGGCGATGCTGACCCGCTTTGCCCAGATGAGTCTGGAGGACGGCTTAGTGATGACCGTGCATCCGGGCGTATTTAGAAATCATTCAACGGCCGCATTCAACCGATTCGGGGCGGATACCGGACATGATATTCCGGTCGCCACTGAATACACCCGGTCGCTGCGTCCGCTCTTAGAACGTTACGGCAATGAAAAAGATTTGCATCTGGTGTTATTTACCATGGATGAGACGGTGTACTCACGCGAAATTGCGCCTTTGGCAGGCTATTATTCCAGCGTGTACATCGGTGCGCCCTGGTGGTTTATTGATTCGCCAGATTTGATTCTGCGCTTCCATGCCTCCACTACGGAAACCGCCGGGTTCTCCAGATTATCCGGTTTTATTGACGATACTCGGGCATTTCTATCTATACCGGGACGTCACGATATGAATCGCCGACTGGATGCGGCTTTCCTTGCTCGATACGTGGGTGAAGGACGTTTGCCACTCTCCTCGGCTAAGTATTGGATTCACCGGCTAACCGATGAACAGCCGCGTGAAATCTTCAAACTCGATTAA
- a CDS encoding sugar kinase — protein sequence MDRPSGLKVRPASECRYDVVSLGEVMLRLDPGEGRIHTSRVFRASEGGGEYNVARGSRRAFSRRTAIVTALVKNEIGLLLEDLILQGGVDTSFIKWVDFDGVGRTVRNSINFTERGYGVRGAVGCSDRGNTATSQMQPEDIDWELLFGKLGVRWLHTGGVFTALSESTAAVAKTAMQVAKKYGTIVSYDLNYRPSLWADSGGKAKCQEVNRDLAQYVDVMIGNEEDFTASLGFEIEGANENLDNLEVESFQGMIKQARETFPNFQCIGTTMRQVRTATINDWGAVAWDRQQGFFQATQRDGLEILDRVGGGDSFASGLIYGLMEFGDIEKAVNYGAAHGALAMTTAGDTSMASLAEVENLVAGGSARVRR from the coding sequence ATGGACAGGCCTAGTGGCTTGAAAGTACGTCCTGCCTCAGAATGTCGCTACGATGTGGTGTCTTTAGGAGAGGTTATGCTGCGGCTAGACCCCGGCGAAGGACGAATTCACACCTCCAGAGTTTTTAGAGCCTCAGAAGGTGGCGGGGAATACAATGTGGCACGCGGTTCTCGGCGAGCCTTTTCTCGGCGCACCGCTATCGTAACTGCCCTGGTTAAAAACGAGATCGGGCTACTGCTGGAGGACTTAATTCTGCAAGGCGGCGTGGACACCTCCTTCATCAAATGGGTGGATTTTGATGGGGTAGGACGCACCGTGCGCAACAGTATCAACTTTACTGAACGCGGCTATGGCGTGCGGGGAGCTGTTGGCTGCAGTGACCGCGGGAACACTGCGACTTCCCAGATGCAGCCGGAGGATATCGATTGGGAACTACTCTTTGGGAAACTGGGGGTACGCTGGCTACACACCGGCGGAGTGTTTACCGCTCTGTCTGAAAGTACCGCAGCGGTGGCAAAAACCGCCATGCAGGTGGCGAAGAAATACGGCACTATCGTGTCCTACGACTTGAACTACCGTCCTAGCCTATGGGCCGATAGCGGTGGCAAGGCGAAATGTCAGGAAGTCAACCGAGACTTGGCGCAATACGTAGATGTCATGATTGGTAACGAAGAGGACTTTACGGCTTCTCTTGGTTTTGAAATCGAGGGCGCAAACGAAAATCTTGACAATCTCGAAGTCGAATCCTTCCAGGGAATGATTAAGCAGGCAAGGGAGACCTTCCCGAATTTCCAATGCATCGGAACGACTATGCGTCAGGTCCGCACTGCGACTATCAATGATTGGGGCGCGGTGGCCTGGGATCGCCAGCAGGGATTCTTCCAAGCTACCCAACGAGATGGCCTGGAGATTCTTGACCGGGTAGGCGGGGGCGATTCATTTGCCTCCGGGCTTATCTACGGATTGATGGAGTTCGGTGACATCGAAAAAGCGGTGAACTACGGAGCTGCCCATGGCGCCCTGGCTATGACCACTGCAGGTGACACCTCAATGGCAAGCCTGGCTGAAGTTGAGAATCTAGTCGCCGGGGGTTCAGCACGGGTCAGGCGATAG
- the eda gene encoding bifunctional 4-hydroxy-2-oxoglutarate aldolase/2-dehydro-3-deoxy-phosphogluconate aldolase, translating into MNIPSAMPLLAENPIVPVVVLDRVEDAIPTARALLAGGIKSAEVTFRTPVAADCIAAIAKEVPEMTVGAGTVINKEQAKTAIAAGAKFLVSPGISEEVAEAADEAQMPYLAGVANPTDIMVAANLGMKIVKFFPATALGGLGILKAFAGPFPQIEFMPTGGINLENLGDWLSAPFIPAVGGSWMASAKLINAGKFDEITRLSAEAIAKVKEIKNGQA; encoded by the coding sequence ATGAATATACCTTCAGCAATGCCACTTTTGGCAGAGAACCCCATCGTGCCGGTAGTGGTGCTCGACAGGGTCGAGGATGCTATCCCGACTGCGCGCGCCCTCCTAGCAGGAGGAATTAAGTCGGCGGAAGTAACTTTCCGCACCCCGGTGGCGGCAGATTGCATTGCCGCTATCGCTAAGGAAGTACCGGAAATGACTGTCGGTGCTGGCACTGTCATCAATAAGGAGCAGGCAAAAACCGCGATCGCGGCGGGGGCAAAGTTTCTAGTTTCCCCGGGCATTTCCGAGGAAGTTGCAGAAGCGGCCGACGAAGCCCAAATGCCCTATCTCGCCGGAGTTGCCAACCCTACGGATATTATGGTGGCAGCAAATCTGGGTATGAAAATCGTGAAGTTCTTCCCGGCAACCGCTCTGGGTGGCCTGGGAATACTTAAGGCTTTCGCCGGTCCCTTCCCCCAAATTGAGTTTATGCCCACTGGTGGCATCAACCTTGAGAACCTGGGTGATTGGCTTAGTGCACCCTTTATTCCGGCAGTTGGGGGCTCGTGGATGGCCAGCGCCAAACTTATAAACGCCGGAAAATTCGATGAGATTACTCGGCTAAGTGCAGAAGCTATCGCTAAAGTAAAGGAGATTAAAAATGGACAGGCCTAG
- a CDS encoding mannonate dehydratase — translation MKMTFRWYGEGYDPIPLQYIKQIPEMTGIMGVLSGKAAGEVWEEPEIKELIDGVHAAGLECEVIESVNVHEDIKLGLPTRDKYIDAYNKSLENLAKFGVKVVIYNFMPVFDWLRTELAHVTEDGSNCLYYDHAQIEGMTPRDIVELTAKESGGLTLPGWEPERLSHLDSVMAKYEEVDHDQMRANFRYFLEGIIPTAEKVGIKMACHPDDPAWDLFGLPRIYRNRDDMDKIAGLYDSEFNGFCICSGSLGSNPDNDVPAIFREFGKRGLMNAAHVRNVKYLGPKRFREAPHPSSTGSLDMHAIMEAIYETNPDVHIRPDHGRMIWSETGRPGYPLYDRALGAVYLGGLWEAIVKSHEDK, via the coding sequence ATGAAGATGACATTCCGCTGGTACGGAGAAGGATACGATCCAATTCCGCTGCAGTATATTAAACAAATCCCGGAGATGACTGGGATTATGGGCGTCTTGAGCGGCAAAGCTGCCGGGGAAGTGTGGGAAGAACCCGAAATCAAAGAATTGATTGACGGGGTTCATGCCGCCGGGCTCGAGTGTGAAGTTATTGAATCCGTAAATGTGCACGAAGATATCAAACTGGGCTTGCCCACTCGTGATAAATACATAGACGCCTACAACAAGTCGCTAGAAAACCTGGCAAAGTTCGGGGTAAAAGTAGTTATCTATAACTTCATGCCCGTATTTGACTGGTTACGCACGGAGTTGGCACACGTTACTGAGGACGGTTCAAACTGTCTCTACTACGATCACGCCCAGATTGAAGGGATGACCCCGCGCGACATTGTGGAACTCACCGCCAAAGAATCCGGCGGATTAACCTTGCCCGGATGGGAGCCCGAACGTCTCTCGCACCTGGATTCGGTAATGGCGAAGTATGAGGAAGTTGACCACGATCAGATGCGCGCAAACTTCCGGTATTTCTTGGAAGGCATTATTCCTACTGCTGAAAAAGTGGGCATCAAGATGGCCTGCCATCCGGACGATCCGGCTTGGGATTTATTCGGGTTGCCCCGTATCTATCGGAACCGCGACGATATGGATAAGATAGCAGGTCTGTATGATTCCGAGTTCAATGGTTTCTGTATCTGTTCCGGTTCTTTAGGGTCTAACCCTGATAATGATGTTCCCGCGATTTTCCGCGAATTCGGTAAACGTGGCTTGATGAACGCTGCTCATGTGCGCAACGTAAAGTACCTGGGTCCCAAGCGATTCCGGGAAGCTCCCCACCCATCTTCGACGGGCAGCTTAGACATGCACGCCATTATGGAAGCTATCTACGAAACCAACCCGGACGTCCATATCCGACCCGATCATGGTCGCATGATTTGGAGTGAAACTGGACGCCCCGGATACCCCCTCTATGACCGGGCGCTGGGAGCGGTTTACCTCGGAGGGCTGTGGGAAGCGATTGTAAAAAGCCACGAGGATAAATAG